The sequence below is a genomic window from Brevibacillus agri.
AGCTCTGGAGCACAAGCCTAAGCTGATCGTAGCGGGAGCAAGTGCTTATCCGCGCGCGATTGATTTTGCCAAATTCCGTGAAATCGCGGACGAAGTGGGCGCGTACTTCATGGTAGACATGGCGCACATCGCTGGTCTGGTTGCGGCTGGCCTGCATCCAAACCCGGTTCCGCACGCGCACTTCGTCACCTCCACTACGCACAAAACATTGCGCGGCCCTCGCGGCGGTCTGATCCTCTGCAAAGAAGAGTTTGCAAAAGCGATCGACAAATCCGTGTTCCCAGGCGTGCAAGGCGGTCCGTTGATGCACGTGATCGCGGCAAAAGCCGTTTCCTTTGGCGAAGCGCTGCAACCTGACTTCAAAGACTACGCAAAACGCATCGTGAACAACGCCCGCGTCTTTGCGGAAGCGCTGCAAGCAGAAGGCCTGACACTCGTCTCCGGCGGAACCGACAACCACCTCGTACTGGTTGACGTAAGCAAAATCGGCCTGACTGGTAAAGTAGCCGAGCACCTCCTGGACGAAGTGAGCATCACCACCAACAAAAACACCATCCCTTACGATACGCAAAGCCCATTCGTCACAAGCGGTATCCGCATGGGTACCCCAGCCGTCACCAGCCGCGGCTTTGACGAAGAAGCGATGAAAGAAGTAGCAGCCATCATCGCGCTGACCTTGAAAAACCCGGAAGACGCAGCCAAACACGACGAAGCCCGCCAACGCGTAGCCGCGCTGTGCCAACGCTTCCCGATGTACGAAGGCTTGACGATTTAATTTTCAAGAAAATTTCTCAAGCAGACAGACCCCGTGAGCAACCTCGCGCGGGTCTGTTTTTTGGCTTTCTTTCTGTCTTTTCCTGACAAACAGCCACGCGGAGAAGACGGTTTCCAGGCGCCGCGACTTGCGAAGTCCGACCCAGCGGTGCGACGAAGCGAGGGAAAAAGGAACGTAACCCTGAATAAACTGCGAAGCGGCTACCACTTTTACGTTCCCCCGCGCTTCGTCGCGTAGCGGACAGTCAATCCCACAGCGGGACGTAGAATGAAGCCTAGCCTGGAAACCGTCTTCTCCCCACTACAGCCCCTCCCAGACAAAGAAAGAAAAAGTACGAAGATTAGGCAAATTGACGGCGACTCTCTCCTTCGCTATGATGGAAAAGATGCATTGATAGGGAAACGGAGGAACGTACATGAGCCGTGTATATGTGTTTGACCATCCGCTGATTCAGCATAAAGTGACGTTTATTCGTGACAAGAATACAGGAACCAAAGAATTTCGCGAACTCGTAGACGAAGTAGCAACCTTGATGGGCTACGAAATCACCCGCGACATGCCGCTTGAGGAAACCACCATCGACACCCCGGTAGCCACCTGTAAGTCTAACGTGATTGCCGGCAAAAAAGTTGGACTCGTACCGATCCTCCGTGCAGGACTTGGCATGGTCGACGGACTGCTCAAGCTGATCCCGGCTGCAAAAGTCGGCCACGTGGGACTGTATCGTGACCCGGAAACCTTACAGCCAGTAGAGTACTACGTCAAGCTGCCTTCCGATGTAGCCGAGCGCGAACTGATCGTGATTGACCCGATGCTTGCGACTGGCGGTTCTGCTGTCGCGGCGATTGCCGCGTTGAAAAAACGCGGAGCGAGAAATCTCAAGCTCATGTGCCTGATTGCTGCTCCGGAAGGCATCAAAATGGTGCAGGACGAGCATCCGGACGTAGATATTTACGTAGCTGCCATTGACGAATATTTAAATGACCATGGATACATTGTGCCTGGCCTCGGCGATGCGGGCGACCGCTTGTACGGCACAAAGTAGGCGGAGAGGGTATTCCAGATGAAAACAGTAAAAGTAATGACGGTATTCGGGACGCGTCCGGAAGCGATCAAGATGGCCCCCCTTGTGCATGAGCTGAAAAAGTACAACGGGCAAATCGAATCGGTCGTCTGCGTGACCGCCCAACATCGCCAAATGCTCGACCAGGTGTTGGGGATTTTCGATATTTCGCCGGACATTGACTTGAACATTATGAAAGACCGCCAGACGCTCGTTGATGTGACCACGCGCGCCCTGCAAAGTC
It includes:
- the glyA gene encoding serine hydroxymethyltransferase, with the translated sequence MLEFLRKQDPQVLEGIQLELGRQRDKIELIASENFVSRAVMEAMGTVLTNKYAEGYPGRRYYGGCEYVDIVENIARDRVKEIFGAEHANVQPHSGAQANMAVYFTILQPGDTVLGMNLSHGGHLTHGSPVNFSGTLYNFVEYGVDQDSHLINYEDVRAKALEHKPKLIVAGASAYPRAIDFAKFREIADEVGAYFMVDMAHIAGLVAAGLHPNPVPHAHFVTSTTHKTLRGPRGGLILCKEEFAKAIDKSVFPGVQGGPLMHVIAAKAVSFGEALQPDFKDYAKRIVNNARVFAEALQAEGLTLVSGGTDNHLVLVDVSKIGLTGKVAEHLLDEVSITTNKNTIPYDTQSPFVTSGIRMGTPAVTSRGFDEEAMKEVAAIIALTLKNPEDAAKHDEARQRVAALCQRFPMYEGLTI
- the upp gene encoding uracil phosphoribosyltransferase, which encodes MSRVYVFDHPLIQHKVTFIRDKNTGTKEFRELVDEVATLMGYEITRDMPLEETTIDTPVATCKSNVIAGKKVGLVPILRAGLGMVDGLLKLIPAAKVGHVGLYRDPETLQPVEYYVKLPSDVAERELIVIDPMLATGGSAVAAIAALKKRGARNLKLMCLIAAPEGIKMVQDEHPDVDIYVAAIDEYLNDHGYIVPGLGDAGDRLYGTK